One genomic segment of Methanobacterium spitsbergense includes these proteins:
- a CDS encoding nitroreductase family protein, with the protein MEINIDKQTNELLDEVIKSRRSVRSFKKQSPPKENIEDILNAGMLAPFAAQAVGEIKDFRRFFVFENDTPSIEIAEKLMKNKAVEGLNHFKSILKEKPFLKPKVQPFMDKLQMTVDNGVLGVGTAPYFIVVAEVRGIPPVEQESIAHCLENMWLKATALKLGFHLVSLTSQMAEDNEFLTLLNIPAGKYSINGCAVGYPAIETPSVNRPEVKDVTIWMGDK; encoded by the coding sequence ATGGAGATTAATATCGATAAACAAACTAATGAATTATTGGATGAAGTTATAAAATCAAGACGTTCAGTTAGATCTTTTAAGAAACAATCACCTCCAAAGGAGAATATTGAAGATATTTTAAATGCAGGAATGTTGGCCCCATTTGCTGCGCAGGCTGTTGGAGAAATTAAAGATTTCAGACGCTTTTTTGTATTTGAAAATGACACCCCCAGTATCGAAATCGCTGAAAAACTCATGAAAAATAAAGCGGTGGAAGGGTTAAATCATTTTAAGAGTATACTTAAAGAAAAACCCTTTTTAAAACCAAAAGTCCAACCATTCATGGATAAACTTCAGATGACCGTAGATAATGGTGTTCTTGGTGTGGGAACAGCACCGTATTTTATAGTTGTTGCTGAAGTAAGGGGAATTCCGCCTGTTGAACAGGAATCTATTGCGCATTGTCTTGAAAATATGTGGCTTAAAGCAACAGCCTTAAAACTTGGATTTCATCTAGTTTCTTTAACATCACAAATGGCGGAGGATAACGAGTTCCTCACACTTCTTAACATACCTGCAGGTAAGTACAGTATTAATGGATGTGCTGTGGGTTATCCTGCAATTGAAACACCCTCTGTAAATCGTCCAGAAGTCAAAGATGTTACAATTTGGATGGGTGATAAATGA
- a CDS encoding serine dehydratase subunit alpha family protein translates to MYDEKFLDLLERELVVALGCTEPNSIAYAAALAKKYAKGNKINKVEVIASRNVIKNAMSVGIPGTDSCGINLAAALGIFAKDLDKNLEVLANLKDHDIENAQKMIEMGLVTVQLANSPKKLYVEVIVETEDSNSRVIIEDIHNNVVLIEVNGKNIVDIQKSTDKQIFNYDLTEENLDFLSVDSIWEFVNHVNIKKLDLIRESIKLNMEICLEGLDKPYGLHVGRSIKSNMENGFIADDAANYATALTAAGSDARMAGSILPVMSNSGSGNQGISATIPVVAFAEKLDSNEDTLIRGVVLSNLITIYIKAILGRLSSLCGATISATGACCGITYLMGGGEGEIKSSIQNILGNITGMICDGAKAGCALKVATCTTAAIQSTIVTLEGNSIKSTEGIIEKNPDDTIKNFCRVGNDGMKDADKIILDIMLQKSNNNSKTIL, encoded by the coding sequence ATGTACGATGAAAAATTCTTGGATCTTTTAGAAAGGGAGCTTGTTGTTGCATTAGGATGCACAGAACCTAATTCTATTGCATATGCAGCAGCTCTTGCTAAAAAATATGCAAAAGGAAATAAGATAAATAAAGTTGAAGTAATTGCATCTCGTAATGTTATTAAAAATGCTATGTCTGTTGGAATCCCTGGAACAGATAGCTGTGGTATAAATCTAGCAGCAGCATTAGGTATTTTTGCTAAGGATCTAGACAAAAATCTAGAGGTACTTGCTAATCTTAAAGATCATGACATTGAAAATGCCCAAAAAATGATCGAAATGGGTTTGGTTACTGTTCAGTTAGCCAATTCTCCTAAAAAGTTATATGTAGAAGTCATTGTTGAAACTGAGGACTCTAATTCCCGGGTAATTATTGAAGATATACATAACAATGTTGTTTTGATTGAAGTTAACGGGAAAAATATTGTAGATATTCAAAAGAGTACTGATAAGCAAATATTCAATTATGACCTGACCGAAGAAAATCTGGATTTTCTGAGTGTTGATTCAATATGGGAATTTGTTAATCATGTTAACATAAAAAAACTTGATTTAATTAGAGAAAGCATTAAACTGAATATGGAAATTTGTTTAGAAGGCCTGGATAAACCTTATGGTCTTCATGTCGGTAGGAGTATCAAATCAAATATGGAAAATGGATTTATTGCAGATGATGCGGCAAATTATGCAACAGCATTAACAGCAGCAGGATCTGATGCCCGTATGGCTGGTAGTATTTTACCGGTTATGAGTAATTCTGGAAGTGGAAATCAAGGAATTTCTGCCACAATTCCTGTTGTTGCATTTGCAGAGAAATTAGATTCTAATGAAGATACATTAATACGAGGAGTAGTTCTCAGTAATCTAATAACCATCTACATTAAAGCAATTTTAGGACGTTTATCCTCTTTGTGTGGTGCAACTATCTCCGCTACAGGTGCATGTTGTGGAATCACTTATTTGATGGGTGGTGGTGAAGGAGAAATAAAATCATCAATACAGAACATATTGGGAAATATAACAGGGATGATCTGTGATGGTGCAAAAGCAGGATGTGCCCTTAAAGTAGCAACTTGCACTACAGCAGCCATACAATCCACCATTGTTACATTAGAAGGGAATTCAATAAAATCAACAGAGGGTATAATTGAAAAAAATCCTGATGACACAATAAAAAATTTTTGCAGAGTAGGAAATGATGGTATGAAAGATGCTGACAAAATAATACTGGATATAATGCTTCAAAAAAGTAACAACAACTCTAAAACAATACTTTGA
- a CDS encoding peptidase produces the protein MELEFKNVIAVVFIMAILIAVSGCTSISNNTTNNTTNITEKNNTDNVNTTTDISADKAKELATQYTGIGVTLGTPTLTTFKGVKVWKVPVSTSGLNKPVDNIYINADTGKRVQ, from the coding sequence ATGGAATTAGAGTTTAAGAATGTGATTGCTGTAGTTTTTATAATGGCAATATTAATTGCAGTAAGCGGATGTACAAGTATATCGAACAATACAACCAACAACACAACTAATATCACTGAAAAGAATAACACCGATAATGTGAATACAACAACAGATATCAGTGCTGATAAAGCCAAAGAACTCGCAACACAATATACAGGAATTGGTGTCACTTTGGGAACTCCTACATTAACAACATTTAAAGGTGTTAAGGTATGGAAAGTGCCTGTTTCAACCAGCGGATTGAATAAACCGGTTGACAATATATACATCAATGCAGATACAGGTAAAAGAGTTCAATAA
- a CDS encoding TIGR04083 family peptide-modifying radical SAM enzyme produces MVFHVMLVPTLGCPSNCSYCWSSEVDSDLMSIETVEEVVKWLKNFRDDTVTFTFHGGEPLLAGFDFYKKALPLIKKGLEHLKPALALQTNLWNLTPEMAELFSEYNIPIGSSIDGPEELNNYQRGEGYYKKTMKGYEIAKSHNLKVSFICTFTSHSINYKEDILNYFIENGLTLKLHPSLPSMRDENPEEWALSPEEYGELLVYLLDQYLEHMDEIEIMNIDNLAKSVFRRRGTVCTFVDCMGDTFAIGPDGSIYPCYRFVGMLEYVMGNVYDHPTMDDLAKSQPWKLLQEFKEYVDVECKKCTYIKFCRGGCPYNALAITDAEVEGVDPHCTAYKRIFKEITDRATVEMLSGSGMVGNSKRNKNSIMSLMLKGS; encoded by the coding sequence ATGGTTTTTCATGTTATGCTAGTCCCTACACTTGGTTGTCCTTCTAACTGCAGTTATTGCTGGAGTTCCGAGGTAGATTCAGATCTGATGAGCATTGAAACTGTGGAAGAAGTTGTTAAATGGCTTAAAAACTTCAGAGATGACACAGTTACATTCACTTTTCATGGTGGTGAACCTTTACTTGCTGGTTTTGATTTTTATAAAAAAGCTCTTCCACTAATAAAAAAAGGTTTAGAACATTTAAAACCTGCTCTTGCTCTTCAAACCAATTTATGGAATCTTACCCCTGAAATGGCAGAATTATTTAGTGAATATAATATTCCAATAGGTTCGAGTATTGATGGTCCAGAAGAACTGAACAACTACCAAAGGGGTGAAGGATACTATAAAAAGACTATGAAAGGTTATGAAATAGCAAAATCACATAATCTGAAAGTTAGTTTTATATGTACATTTACTTCACATTCAATTAATTATAAAGAAGATATCCTAAATTACTTCATTGAAAATGGATTAACACTTAAATTACATCCTTCACTACCTTCCATGAGAGATGAAAATCCTGAGGAATGGGCTCTTTCACCAGAAGAATATGGAGAACTTTTGGTTTACCTTCTTGATCAATACTTGGAACATATGGATGAAATTGAAATCATGAACATTGATAACCTTGCTAAAAGTGTTTTCCGGCGCAGAGGTACTGTTTGTACCTTCGTTGATTGTATGGGAGACACATTTGCCATCGGACCAGATGGTAGTATATATCCATGCTATCGTTTCGTTGGTATGCTAGAATATGTAATGGGCAATGTTTATGACCATCCTACCATGGATGATCTGGCCAAATCTCAACCATGGAAACTTTTACAAGAATTCAAGGAATATGTAGATGTTGAATGTAAAAAATGTACATATATCAAGTTTTGTAGGGGCGGATGTCCATATAATGCATTGGCAATTACAGATGCGGAAGTGGAAGGTGTAGATCCTCATTGCACAGCATATAAACGTATTTTTAAGGAGATTACTGACAGGGCAACAGTGGAAATGCTCTCTGGATCTGGTATGGTTGGTAATTCTAAAAGAAATAAAAATAGTATAATGTCTTTAATGCTCAAAG
- a CDS encoding exopolysaccharide biosynthesis protein: MTEYRTDRASATVSRLSSEIPNEGITFKDFLELIGEQGGLLSCIILVAPFLFPVSFPGSSIPFGLAILLINVGIISKRHPLIPRRIMDYKISQNNMLKILNGMSSILSRLDKITKQRLTLMIDGPLMGNLNSSIMILCSFLLMLPLPVPLTDFIPAYSILFLALGSIERDGYLIFAGYSMATITMIYFFLIAFLGLSGIKAILAFLGIPL, from the coding sequence ATGACAGAATACCGGACCGATAGAGCTTCAGCCACTGTTTCTAGATTATCTTCTGAAATACCAAATGAAGGTATTACGTTTAAAGATTTTTTAGAATTAATAGGGGAACAAGGGGGGTTATTATCATGTATAATACTTGTTGCTCCATTTTTATTTCCAGTTTCATTTCCTGGAAGTAGTATACCATTTGGATTGGCAATTTTATTGATCAATGTGGGGATAATTTCTAAAAGACATCCATTAATTCCTAGAAGAATCATGGATTACAAAATATCTCAAAATAATATGTTAAAGATATTAAATGGGATGAGTAGTATTTTATCAAGGTTAGATAAGATTACAAAGCAACGTTTAACTTTGATGATAGATGGACCTTTGATGGGCAACTTAAATAGTTCAATAATGATACTGTGTTCATTTTTATTAATGCTTCCATTACCTGTGCCACTAACAGATTTTATACCAGCATATAGCATTCTTTTTTTGGCTCTTGGTTCAATTGAACGTGATGGATATCTTATATTCGCAGGATATTCCATGGCAACCATTACCATGATATACTTCTTTTTAATAGCATTTCTAGGGTTAAGTGGGATAAAGGCTATTTTAGCCTTTTTAGGGATCCCTCTGTGA
- a CDS encoding ArsR/SmtB family transcription factor: MRKLIWWVFAGTAGGPNRARIIMALKERPYNAHQLAEKLELNYKTVRHHLKILNENNMITSTGKNKYGELYFLSPKMEENYDIFRDIWKELV; encoded by the coding sequence ATGAGAAAACTGATTTGGTGGGTATTTGCTGGAACAGCAGGAGGGCCTAATCGAGCTAGAATTATTATGGCTTTGAAAGAAAGACCTTATAACGCCCATCAGCTCGCAGAAAAACTTGAACTCAACTATAAAACAGTGCGACATCATTTGAAAATATTAAACGAAAACAATATGATAACTTCTACAGGTAAAAATAAGTATGGGGAATTGTATTTTCTTTCACCAAAAATGGAAGAAAATTATGATATTTTCAGAGACATTTGGAAGGAATTGGTTTAA
- a CDS encoding NAD(P)/FAD-dependent oxidoreductase: protein MILLAENIPEKGASLQKDMKTYAIIPYIAGGIIDPDELRKIADIADKYYVKTLKMTSSQRIAMIGIKPEDIDNIWDDLDMKPGGFTGARVRPSKLCPGSLYCKKGVQDTIEMGMKIDDIYCGLKTPKKLKIGVSGCVNSCAEPAIKDIGLIGTPKGWKLLVGGNAGIKPRIGSLMAKNLSDEDALNLIGGIIDYYKANSNEKRLSSFIAEINFDNFMNDILNNHNSS, encoded by the coding sequence GTGATCTTATTGGCGGAAAATATACCTGAAAAGGGAGCTTCACTTCAAAAAGACATGAAAACTTATGCAATCATTCCTTACATAGCTGGAGGTATAATAGATCCAGATGAATTAAGAAAGATTGCAGATATAGCAGATAAATATTATGTCAAAACATTGAAAATGACTTCAAGTCAAAGAATAGCAATGATTGGTATAAAACCTGAAGATATTGACAACATATGGGATGATCTAGATATGAAACCCGGAGGTTTTACTGGCGCTAGGGTGAGACCATCCAAATTATGTCCTGGATCATTGTACTGTAAAAAAGGTGTGCAAGATACAATTGAAATGGGTATGAAAATTGATGACATTTATTGTGGACTTAAAACACCTAAAAAATTAAAAATTGGAGTTTCAGGCTGTGTAAATTCATGTGCTGAACCTGCTATTAAAGATATTGGATTAATAGGAACTCCAAAAGGATGGAAACTATTAGTCGGAGGGAATGCAGGAATAAAACCTAGAATAGGCAGTTTAATGGCTAAAAATTTATCAGATGAAGATGCTTTAAATCTAATAGGCGGGATTATAGATTATTATAAAGCCAACTCTAATGAAAAACGTTTAAGTTCATTTATAGCAGAAATAAACTTTGATAATTTCATGAATGACATATTAAATAACCATAACTCTTCATAA
- a CDS encoding BPL-N domain-containing protein yields the protein MPGGNSLTYLENDDIDGNSIKLFVQGGKGYLGICAGAYAASNYVDGYYQGWGITSDVNTKNENYEGLLQISTTSTGSKLINGSITNIHMQNGPAMYTNNTQVIMATFADNNTGYQNYAAIVADTFGSGRVILSGPHPETDPQNPQLLTNMLQWISKRI from the coding sequence ATGCCTGGTGGTAATTCTCTTACCTATCTTGAAAATGATGATATTGATGGCAATTCAATAAAATTGTTTGTCCAAGGAGGTAAGGGCTACTTGGGAATCTGTGCAGGGGCATATGCTGCATCCAATTATGTAGACGGATATTATCAGGGATGGGGTATTACATCAGATGTAAATACAAAAAATGAAAATTATGAGGGTTTATTACAGATATCAACAACATCAACTGGATCTAAGCTTATCAACGGATCTATAACAAACATTCATATGCAGAATGGTCCTGCAATGTATACGAACAATACTCAAGTCATAATGGCTACTTTTGCAGATAATAATACGGGTTACCAAAATTATGCAGCTATTGTAGCCGATACATTTGGATCTGGAAGGGTTATACTAAGTGGTCCACATCCTGAAACAGATCCTCAAAACCCTCAACTTCTAACAAATATGTTACAATGGATTTCTAAAAGGATATAA
- a CDS encoding CDP-alcohol phosphatidyltransferase family protein — protein MPKKSIQILIPSGITYIRIILAPILFFTVINNFILYSICIFVLAVATDAIDGYVSRKLDLASSKGAYFDVVADFILILSAFSGLVITGLYPFWLIIIIVFMFLQFIITSKFQIPVYDPIGKYYGSFLFIVIFISLIIINPILNLLLTILIVIFTVISITSRFLFMLKNKDDKLDKKIR, from the coding sequence ATGCCAAAAAAATCCATCCAAATTTTAATTCCTTCGGGGATCACTTATATCAGGATTATTTTGGCACCTATACTATTTTTCACCGTAATAAATAATTTTATATTATATTCCATATGCATATTTGTTTTGGCAGTTGCAACTGATGCCATCGATGGTTATGTTTCCAGAAAATTGGACTTAGCATCTTCTAAGGGGGCATATTTCGATGTTGTAGCCGATTTTATTTTGATCCTATCTGCTTTTTCTGGACTGGTAATCACAGGTTTGTATCCCTTCTGGCTAATTATAATCATAGTTTTCATGTTTCTACAGTTTATAATCACTTCCAAATTCCAAATTCCTGTTTATGACCCCATAGGCAAATATTATGGTTCTTTCCTTTTCATAGTTATATTCATCAGCTTAATAATAATAAATCCCATTTTAAACCTTTTATTAACAATATTAATTGTTATATTTACCGTTATATCCATTACAAGTCGTTTTTTGTTTATGTTAAAGAATAAAGATGATAAATTAGATAAAAAGATTAGATAG
- a CDS encoding DUF2769 domain-containing protein, with translation MDKFEQKIQEVMEMSDRDRNNAIEHYKGSCICHTCATYDQCAADANEKLFCVTGKVWNVLLNRKDVSVLYVH, from the coding sequence ATGGATAAATTTGAACAAAAGATTCAAGAAGTAATGGAAATGTCAGATAGGGACAGGAATAATGCTATAGAGCATTATAAAGGTTCATGTATCTGTCATACTTGTGCAACATATGATCAATGTGCTGCAGATGCAAATGAAAAACTTTTTTGTGTAACTGGAAAAGTGTGGAATGTATTACTAAACCGAAAGGATGTGAGTGTCCTATATGTTCATTAG
- a CDS encoding ArsR/SmtB family transcription factor, giving the protein MKKILWWLIAGTKGGVNRARIIHLLNQRPYNAHQLAEKLELDYKTVRHHIKVLEDNNIITASGEKYGTMYFLSSSMEENYELFQQIWKEISEN; this is encoded by the coding sequence ATGAAGAAAATACTTTGGTGGCTTATTGCTGGTACAAAAGGAGGAGTTAATAGGGCCAGGATAATACACCTACTAAATCAAAGGCCTTATAACGCCCATCAGCTTGCTGAAAAATTAGAACTAGATTATAAAACAGTTAGGCATCACATCAAGGTTTTAGAGGATAATAACATAATAACAGCATCTGGAGAAAAATATGGAACCATGTATTTTCTCTCATCCTCGATGGAAGAAAATTATGAACTTTTCCAGCAGATATGGAAGGAAATTAGTGAAAATTAG
- a CDS encoding DUF2769 domain-containing protein: protein MENIDFSMENIKKCLCMQCAVQIESQCVKDKQQIMLLIKNQDLDSPMMMGPDRVPGLYCSTGKAICKDINTKKVCKCNECLIWNQKSLKSCIPGRYFCKDGKAH from the coding sequence ATGGAAAATATAGATTTCAGCATGGAAAACATTAAAAAATGTCTTTGCATGCAATGTGCTGTCCAGATTGAAAGTCAGTGTGTGAAAGATAAACAACAAATCATGTTATTAATAAAAAATCAGGATTTAGATAGTCCTATGATGATGGGTCCAGATAGAGTGCCCGGACTATACTGTTCTACTGGTAAAGCTATTTGCAAAGATATAAATACCAAAAAAGTTTGTAAATGTAATGAATGTTTAATTTGGAACCAAAAATCCCTTAAAAGTTGCATACCTGGCCGTTATTTCTGTAAAGATGGGAAGGCCCATTAA
- a CDS encoding phosphoribosyltransferase, whose amino-acid sequence MDELNNVVEIPEFRDVTGIFKDRKHAGNILADMLIDYKDTKSIIFGIPAGGVPVAEPIASKLNLNLDVAVVSKITLPWNTEAGYGAVAFDGTVELNHDVLSQIGLNKDQIKAGIEKTSLKIERRIKTFRGLKPFPETENHTVILVDDGIASGFTMLVAVEALKKTGANKIIIAVPTAHLKSLKTVSGMVDLVYCPNIRGGWGFAVAEAYHNWYDVSEDDVIEILK is encoded by the coding sequence ATGGATGAATTAAATAATGTCGTTGAAATTCCTGAATTCAGAGATGTTACGGGAATATTTAAGGATAGAAAACACGCTGGAAATATTCTCGCGGATATGTTGATCGATTACAAGGATACGAAATCTATTATATTTGGAATTCCGGCGGGTGGGGTGCCTGTTGCCGAGCCAATAGCATCAAAATTGAATCTAAATTTAGATGTAGCAGTTGTAAGTAAAATTACACTGCCATGGAATACAGAGGCAGGTTATGGGGCAGTTGCATTTGATGGTACAGTGGAATTAAATCATGATGTACTATCACAGATAGGACTCAATAAAGATCAAATCAAAGCAGGAATTGAAAAAACATCTCTTAAGATTGAGAGACGTATTAAAACATTCAGAGGTCTAAAACCCTTTCCTGAGACTGAAAATCATACAGTAATACTAGTTGATGATGGAATTGCTTCAGGTTTCACAATGCTCGTGGCGGTAGAGGCTCTCAAAAAAACAGGTGCAAATAAAATAATAATTGCTGTACCTACCGCACATTTAAAATCATTAAAAACGGTTTCAGGAATGGTTGATTTAGTTTACTGTCCCAATATTCGTGGAGGGTGGGGTTTTGCTGTAGCAGAAGCTTACCATAACTGGTATGATGTAAGTGAAGATGATGTAATAGAAATTTTAAAGTAA
- the albA gene encoding DNA-binding protein Alba gives MSEENVVYIGNKPVMNYVLAVVTQMNSGVPEVMLKARGRAISRAVDVAEIVRNRFMTDLEVGSIDICTEEMTSREGSNSNVSAIEIQLCKTN, from the coding sequence ATGTCAGAGGAAAATGTCGTATACATTGGAAACAAACCAGTAATGAACTATGTATTAGCTGTAGTAACTCAGATGAATAGTGGAGTTCCCGAAGTTATGTTGAAGGCAAGAGGAAGAGCAATAAGCAGGGCAGTGGATGTAGCAGAAATCGTAAGGAATAGATTTATGACAGATTTAGAAGTAGGTTCCATAGATATCTGCACAGAAGAAATGACTAGTAGAGAAGGATCAAATAGCAATGTTTCAGCCATAGAAATACAGCTTTGTAAGACAAATTAG
- a CDS encoding flavin reductase family protein, whose protein sequence is MKKSLGAKTIVYPTPVFIVGTYDKNEKPDVMAAAWGGISCSQPPCVSISLQKQRYTLKNIVEREAFTISIPSEEYVAESDYFGIVSGKDEDKFLESGLTHVKSKIVDAPYVKEFPLILECKLVHTVDLGRHTQFTGEIMDVKVDEKATDTNGLPDITKIKPFTFDPAGMAYYGIGNNLGPAFNIGKKIKKQ, encoded by the coding sequence ATGAAAAAATCTTTAGGAGCAAAAACAATTGTATACCCAACCCCTGTTTTTATAGTGGGAACATACGATAAGAATGAAAAACCAGATGTAATGGCAGCTGCATGGGGAGGTATTTCATGTTCACAACCTCCATGTGTTTCAATTTCACTTCAAAAACAGAGATACACCCTTAAAAACATTGTTGAGAGAGAGGCATTTACAATAAGTATTCCATCCGAGGAATATGTAGCTGAATCAGATTATTTTGGAATTGTTTCAGGAAAGGATGAAGACAAATTCTTAGAAAGTGGACTTACACATGTGAAATCTAAAATTGTGGATGCACCATATGTCAAAGAATTTCCGCTTATACTCGAGTGTAAGTTGGTTCACACAGTTGATTTGGGCAGGCATACTCAGTTTACAGGTGAAATAATGGATGTTAAGGTTGACGAAAAAGCAACTGACACAAATGGGCTTCCAGATATTACTAAAATTAAACCTTTCACATTTGATCCTGCAGGTATGGCTTACTATGGTATAGGAAATAATCTTGGTCCTGCATTCAATATTGGAAAAAAGATAAAAAAACAATAA